TCTGGCATATTGGCACGAACAAGTTTATTTACTTTCTCAATTGCTAAATAAGAATCTTGTGAATAATAATCAATATTTTTGATTAAAACCTTAGAAATTAAGTCATACGCTTTATCTTTTTGTCCACTTAAAACATAAATATCAAAGAGTTCATCAGCAACAATGGTAGCTACTAAAACATCTTTTGTTTGAGTTAATATTTCATATAAAATACGAATTGATTTTTTATATTGTTTGGTATGTTTATATACTTTTGAGAGATATATTTTTCCATAAGATTTGGTTTTTTCATTATCAAAATTATCTATAATAATCTTTGCAAAGTATTTAGCATCTTTTATTTTATTAGAATCTAATTTTAATTCCACTAATAGCATATAGGCTTTTGATAAATCATCTTCATGAATATCAGAGCTATTAATAGCTTTTTCAAGAATTTTCGCACCATCAAAAACATGTCTTTTTGTTTTTTTCTTTAAAGAAAGTTCTGCATATAACATAATAATATCTGATTTTAACACATTGATTTTATTTAAAGCCATTAAGGCTTTAATTTCACCATATGCTTCATCAATTTTTCCATCTTTTGCAATTTCTCTAATATTTAGAATAGCATCAAAACCATCAACTATTTTTTGTTTTTGTCTTTGCGAAATTTGATTGCCACTTTGATCAATAAAAGAATAATAAAAATCCTTTTTCGCAAATAAGGTGCTTAATAAACAAATACTGAGTAAAAATAATCTCACATTCTTCCTTTAATTATTTTTTTAATTCATATATATAGGTGAATATTTCAGCAATAGCTTTGAAAAATTCTTCAGGTATACTTTGATCAACTTCAAGTTGATCATATAATGCACGTGCCAATGCAGGATTCTCAATAATTGGAATATTATTTTCATTGGCAATATCTTTTATTTTTATTGCTAAAAAATCAATTCCTTTTGCAATAATTAAAGGTGAAGCATTAACCGTTTTATCATATTTTAAAGCAACTGCATAATGTGTTGGATTCGTAATAATTACATCTGCATCTGGTACACTTTGCATCATTCTTTGCTGCGCCATTTTCATTTGCAACTTACGGATACGACCCTTAATCAAAGGATCCCCCTCCATGTTTTTATACTCATCTTTAATTTCTTGTTTACTCATTTTTAATGATTTCACATAATAATGTTTTGTGAAGAAAAAATCCATTATAGCAAAAATAATTATAATAAGTAAAATGGCTGCCAAAAAATAGCTTATCAAAATAATCATAGCTTCTAATGAAGCATAAAACTCTTTGTCCATCATAGCTAAAAATGCTTCCCCCGTTAACAAAAACAATAAACACATAACAACAATAATTACAAATAGTTTTGCTGCTAGTTTTGCTGCTTCAATCACTTTTTTAAGTGCAAATAAAGTTTTTATACCTTTTAAAGGATTTATCTTACCTACATCCAATTTTAAGGGATTAACTAAAAAGCCAAACTGGGCCCAGTTTCCTATAAGAACTAATACTACAATCAAAACAAAAAGTGGAGACAATGCTACTAACATAGTCGTTAAGGTAGTGTCAAACAAGGTATAATAAGCATTGCCATCCATTTCATGACCAATTAAATCAAAAGAAAAATACATTAAGTGTTTAATACTATTCGTTGTAGCAGAAGAAAAAAACAATAAGTATACAGAACCAAGTGTTAAGGTTAAAGCCCCTACAACTTCTGCTGATTTACCAACATTACCTTCTTTTCTAGCATCTTCAACTTTTTTATCGGTGGGTTCTTCTGTTTTATCTTCTTCTTCAGCCATAAAATTCTCCTAGCTAAATTTACTGGTAAAATAATCAATAAAATTCTGTGCGAATATATCAAAACCCAAAAGCATAAAAATAAAAATCAATGCAAACTTCAATTGAAAAGTAATAACAAAAGGAGAAAAAGCAGGCATTGCTTTTGTACCATAACCATAATAAATATCCATTATAAAGGAGATAAAAAACAATGGTAATGCAAAAGAAAAAGCAAAAGCAAACATTCTATTAATTTCTAACATAGCAAATTCAATTCCATTAAAAGAAAATACATCAAAAGTACCTAAAGTAACCATAGAAAAACTTTTTACCATCATAACTATAGTCATTTCGTACATAGAGGTCTCAAAAAACAAAGCCAAAGAAACCAAATACAAAAACCTTGAAACTACACCATCATTTGAACCTGACGCAGGATCAAACATTGTAGCCATAGACAAAGCAGTTGCATAAGAAATAAAATCACCAATAATTCTAACAGCAGAAAAAATAATATTGAATAAAAAAGCAGCAAAAAAGCCTAAAGACAATTCACTTAATAAAGACAAAAGAAAAACATCATTTTTCATAATATTTTGTGTGTCAAAACTAACAAATGAGTATAAAAAAATACTAAAAAACAGTGCCAAAGACAGTCTTACTTTCATTGGAATACTTTTATGCCCAAAAATTGGCATAAAAACAACAAAAGCTAAAATACGAGCAAAAAGTAAAAGAAATTTGTATAAAAATTCCTCACTTAATAAAGCGATCAGTGTTTCCATTACATATAGTTTTGATTATTCTCTAAAGACTCAGCATTTATATTATTGCTTAAACTTTCTAAAATTTCATTCGTAGAATTTCTTGCATGTTCTTGTTTTTCTTCTTTTTCTTGATTTCTGGCATCACCTTGCATATTAAAATCCAGTGAAAACTCACTGTCATCTAAAAAAGTCTTAGAAAGTGCAGAACGTAAAGTACTTTCATTTTCATTCATTGTTTCAAGGGTATTTTGACTGGACATATTTAAAGAAATACTTAATCCATTTTCTTTATCATGTTTCATAATAACAGAAATTGAGCCCAAAGTAGAAGGATTTAATAACATTCTAAATGCAGTTACTGGTGGTTTATAATTTTCATACATTTTTTTAGCAATATCTGACATTAGCGAAGAAACATTTTGTCTTGCCGATATAATTTTGGTTTCCAAAGAATTTAAATTGAGTCCCGATACATTTAACGTAAAATCAGGCAAATCATTTAATTCATTTTCTATAATATTAGCATTAACTGTTCCTAAAATATTCTCAATATTTGTTTTTAATATATTTTTTGAGAATGCTAACTTATCCAAAACAAGTTCTTTGCTTAAAACTTTTTTGTCTGATTTTTTAGAATCCATCTTGACTTCTGTTAAATCAAGTTCTAAATCCTTTGCAACCGTTTTTAGTGTAACAATACTTTTATCTTCAATAATAGATTTTTTATTTTCTGATAATGTTTGCATTTCTTGTCTACTGGCAACTCTTTGTTGAGAAGAAAGAAAAATATTGCTTAATAAACTTTCTTTTGAGGATTTTACATCAATTTTATCACTAATAAAAGAAACTTTTTCACTGTTTTTTTCTAAGTTATTTTCTATTTTTTGGTCATTTTTTAAAGAAGATGTATTATTCTTGTTTAGAATATCTTCTTTATTAAGCTTTATTTTTTCAGGTGATAATCCATTTGTAGAAAGTTTTGAAAATTCATTTGCTGCATTTTTATTAGAATTTGAATCATTTACTTTAAGATTATTATTGTTTGCTAAGATAGTATCTCTAGTATCACTTTTAAGTACTTTCTCAGAATTATTATTTTTATCCTTGAGATTTATAACAATATTATCTTTAACAATTTGTGATTTGTCATTTCTAAGTTCTTTTTTTGGCTCTTCTTGTTTTAGATTTTCATCTTTTATTATTTTGACATCATTTTTTATATCTTTGGTATTTTCAAGTCCATCTAAATTTTTATTTAAATTTTTTGAAACACTAACAGTGTCGAATACTTGTAGTTTTATATCTTTTGTATTATCATTTGAAAATACAGGAGACATTGTACTTGTTTTTTTATCATTCTTTTGAAGTAGAGAAGGAATATTCTTTTCAAGAACAGTGAGATTATCATTAACTTTTTTGCTGCTTATTTCTATTTTTTCATCTTTATTTTCTTTTTTGATATCAGAAAAAACTTCTTTTTTTATTTCATCACTCTTTGTATCTACTTTGATCGTACTTTCTTCTATTTTAACAGAAGAAGTATTTGATTTTATATTATCTTTAACAGTATTTAACAAACTCACATCATTTTTATTTGAACGTAGAGGAGAGGAAGATTTTGTACTTTTTATCTCAATTTCTTCCTTTAAACTCTTTTCACTTTTTTGCGTATTTTCATTTATATTGGGATTCTTTTTGCTAACATCCACAACATCGCTAATTTTATTATTTTTGGAATTTTCTATTTTATTTTCACTAGACTCATTTTTTTCGTTTTGTTTATTAATATTAATCTCACCAAGCACAGCAGTTTTGTTATTTATAGTGTCTGCTTTAATATTTTCATTTGATTTATTATTTGGATTATCTGTTTTAATATTCTCATTGGATTTATTATTTGGGTTAACTGTTTTAATATTTTCATTGGATTTATTATTTAGATTATCTGTTTTGATATTTTCATTGGATTTATTATTTAGACTATTGTTCATATTATTATCAATGTTTTTAAGCTCAGAACTAGTATTTTTAAGAGATTTTACTAATTTAGAAGAGTTTGAGTTATCATTGTTTTTTATTTCTTTTATTTCAATTTTTTCGTGTGAAGAAATTTTTTCTTTGGTTTCAAAAATTAATTTATCTAATAATGAAGAAGAACCTATACTTTTATTAGCTAAGGTTTGATTCTCTAATTTATCAATTTTTTTATTGCTCTTATGGTTTGAGGTGTTATTTAATTCTTTTTGAACAGAGATACTTTTTTTTGCATCGTTTAAAAGCTGATCAAATAAGGACATGCCTTCTTTTGAACTTGTTTTATTATTCGTTTTAAGAGAAAGAACAGTGGCTTTATTATCTAAAAGTATATCTAGTTTTTTATCCATCATTTACTCTTTATTGTCTTAATATTTCTAATGTTTTTTTGTCTATATCTTTATGTGCTGTAAAAGATGCGACATTGGCTTCATATGACCTCATTGCTTCAATTAAATCAACCATTTCCACTACAGGGTTAATATTAGGATAAGCAACATATCCATCTTGGTTTGCATCAGGATGAGAAGGTTCATATCTCATAATAGGCTCATCTTTAGATTCTACTATTGTTTTAACACCTACGCCTCTTAAGGATAAATCTTGCTTTAGATTAAGTGACATTTCGCTGTCGTTTTTATTTGTTTTATTACTTGCTTGTAACAATAAATCTTCAAAAACAACATGTTGTTTTTTATAGGGGCCACCATCAATAGTATGAGTAGTTTTTGCATTTGCTATGTTTGCAGAAACTACATTAATTCGAGTTCGCTGAGCTCCCATACCAGATGTTGCAATATTATATCCATCAAAAAATCCCATATCAATCTCCTATATTTGCATTCTCATAATTTCTTTATATGCGCCTAAAGCTTTATTCTTTACTTCTAGTGCCAGTTTTAGTGTACTTTCAGCTTTTGTTATTTTAGCAACTGCTTCTTGAAGATTAGGAACATCTCCTGTAGCGATTCCTCTCATAGCATCATAACCCTCAACTTGCGTCTTATTAACATCATTAATTGCATTCTTAAGCATGTCATCAAAGGATTTTCCTTGTACTGCTTGCGTATTTGTTAAATCATTTTTAGCCAAAGAAAGAGTGTTTAAATTATTTAAAGAATTTATTTCCATTTAAGATCCTTATTTTGGATTTTCTGTTGTATTTGTACTTATTTTTAACTCACTTAACAATGAATCAATGCGTTCACTTTGATAAGTGAATTCCATTTCACTTTTTTTATTATCTAAAGAAAATAATAATATTATCATAGATAACATCAGGTTTGTTATACCTTTTAATGCGATAGTAACACCAATTACACCCAAAATCATTTCTAAAGGTGAGAATAATTCTGCATTAATTACAAAA
The genomic region above belongs to Campylobacteraceae bacterium and contains:
- the flhB gene encoding flagellar biosynthesis protein FlhB; translated protein: MAEEEDKTEEPTDKKVEDARKEGNVGKSAEVVGALTLTLGSVYLLFFSSATTNSIKHLMYFSFDLIGHEMDGNAYYTLFDTTLTTMLVALSPLFVLIVVLVLIGNWAQFGFLVNPLKLDVGKINPLKGIKTLFALKKVIEAAKLAAKLFVIIVVMCLLFLLTGEAFLAMMDKEFYASLEAMIILISYFLAAILLIIIIFAIMDFFFTKHYYVKSLKMSKQEIKDEYKNMEGDPLIKGRIRKLQMKMAQQRMMQSVPDADVIITNPTHYAVALKYDKTVNASPLIIAKGIDFLAIKIKDIANENNIPIIENPALARALYDQLEVDQSIPEEFFKAIAEIFTYIYELKK
- a CDS encoding flagellar biosynthetic protein FliR, with the translated sequence METLIALLSEEFLYKFLLLFARILAFVVFMPIFGHKSIPMKVRLSLALFFSIFLYSFVSFDTQNIMKNDVFLLSLLSELSLGFFAAFLFNIIFSAVRIIGDFISYATALSMATMFDPASGSNDGVVSRFLYLVSLALFFETSMYEMTIVMMVKSFSMVTLGTFDVFSFNGIEFAMLEINRMFAFAFSFALPLFFISFIMDIYYGYGTKAMPAFSPFVITFQLKFALIFIFMLLGFDIFAQNFIDYFTSKFS
- a CDS encoding flagellar hook-length control protein FliK — translated: MDKKLDILLDNKATVLSLKTNNKTSSKEGMSLFDQLLNDAKKSISVQKELNNTSNHKSNKKIDKLENQTLANKSIGSSSLLDKLIFETKEKISSHEKIEIKEIKNNDNSNSSKLVKSLKNTSSELKNIDNNMNNSLNNKSNENIKTDNLNNKSNENIKTVNPNNKSNENIKTDNPNNKSNENIKADTINNKTAVLGEININKQNEKNESSENKIENSKNNKISDVVDVSKKNPNINENTQKSEKSLKEEIEIKSTKSSSPLRSNKNDVSLLNTVKDNIKSNTSSVKIEESTIKVDTKSDEIKKEVFSDIKKENKDEKIEISSKKVNDNLTVLEKNIPSLLQKNDKKTSTMSPVFSNDNTKDIKLQVFDTVSVSKNLNKNLDGLENTKDIKNDVKIIKDENLKQEEPKKELRNDKSQIVKDNIVINLKDKNNNSEKVLKSDTRDTILANNNNLKVNDSNSNKNAANEFSKLSTNGLSPEKIKLNKEDILNKNNTSSLKNDQKIENNLEKNSEKVSFISDKIDVKSSKESLLSNIFLSSQQRVASRQEMQTLSENKKSIIEDKSIVTLKTVAKDLELDLTEVKMDSKKSDKKVLSKELVLDKLAFSKNILKTNIENILGTVNANIIENELNDLPDFTLNVSGLNLNSLETKIISARQNVSSLMSDIAKKMYENYKPPVTAFRMLLNPSTLGSISVIMKHDKENGLSISLNMSSQNTLETMNENESTLRSALSKTFLDDSEFSLDFNMQGDARNQEKEEKQEHARNSTNEILESLSNNINAESLENNQNYM
- the flgC gene encoding flagellar basal body rod protein FlgC, coding for MGFFDGYNIATSGMGAQRTRINVVSANIANAKTTHTIDGGPYKKQHVVFEDLLLQASNKTNKNDSEMSLNLKQDLSLRGVGVKTIVESKDEPIMRYEPSHPDANQDGYVAYPNINPVVEMVDLIEAMRSYEANVASFTAHKDIDKKTLEILRQ
- the fliE gene encoding flagellar hook-basal body complex protein FliE; amino-acid sequence: MEINSLNNLNTLSLAKNDLTNTQAVQGKSFDDMLKNAINDVNKTQVEGYDAMRGIATGDVPNLQEAVAKITKAESTLKLALEVKNKALGAYKEIMRMQI